The genomic DNA TCCTTCGGCCAGGGGATGACGGCGACGCCGCTGCAGATCGCCACCGCCATGGCGGCCATCGCCAACGGTGGCTATCTGATGCGGCCCTACATCGTCGAGCGGGTGGTGGACGGCTATGGCCAGACCGTCGAGTCGCACGGCCCCAGCATCGTCCGCCGGGTCATTTCGGAACGGACCGCCGACACCGTCCGCCGGATGCTCGAAATGGCGGTGGAAAAGGGCGGCACGGGCACGCTGGCGGCGGTGCCCGGGTTCAAGGTCGCCGGCAAGACGGGGACGGCGCAGAAGGTCGATCCGGTGGCGGGCGGCTACGCCGTCGACCGCTATGTGGCGAGTTTCGTCGGCTTTGTTCCGGCAGAAGAGCCGAAGCTGGTCATACTGGTTCTGATCGACGAGCCGAAAGGCAAGTCGTACGGCGGCCTGGTGGCGGCGCCGGTCTTTTCGCGCATTGCCAGCCAGGCCCTGGCGCAGCTGAAGGTTGCGCCGAAACGGCCGGTACGGGACCGGAGGCTGCGACCGTTGCCGCAACTGGCGCGCAACCGGATGCCGGCGCTACCGGTCGCATCGGTGGCCGGCGGTAGCGACGGCGCGCCGCTGATGCCCGACTTCACCGGCATGAGTTACCGGCAGGTGCTGCAGACCATGGAGCGGACGGGGCTGAATGTCAGCCTGCGCGGGTCCGGACGGGTGGTGGAACAGTTTCCGCTGCCCGGTCGTGCCGTTCCCCTCGGCAGCGAGACCTGGGTCAGGCTCTCGCAGCCCTTCGGCCAGAATCTCTGACCGCGAAGGACGCAAGAAAGGATCGTCCTGGTGAAACTGAGCGAACTGACAGCCGGCATCGAAGGCCTTCGCATCGACGGCAATCCGGAGGTGGAGGTTGGCGGCATCTGCTATGACTCGCGGCGGGTGAAGCCGGGCGACCTGTTCTGCGCCCTGCGCGGCGCGGTGACCGACGGCCACCGGTTCATTGACCAGGCGGTCGAGGCCGGCGCCGGCGCGGTGCTGCGCGAAGACGGTGAGCCGACTGCCGGCGTCACCACCCTGCAAACGGAGAATGGGCGGGCTGTCATGGCGGCTCTGGCGGCGCGCTTCTACGGTCATCCAACCGCCGGCATGAAGGTGGTCGGCATCACCGGCACCAACGGCAAGACGACCGTCAGTTACCTGTTGGAAAGCCTACTGAACGAGGCGGATGAGCACGTTGCCGTCATCGGCACCGTCGCCTATCGTTTCGGGTCGCGCCTGCTGCCGGCGCCGAACACCACGCCGGAGGCGGTCGACCTGCAGCGGCTGGCGGCCGAATTCAGGGAGCAGGGCTGTACCGCCCTGGTGATGGAAGTCTCGTCGCACGCCCTGGCCCAGCAGCGGGTGGTCGGGGTGGCGTTTGACGTCGGGGTCTTCACCAACCTGACCCCCGAGCATCTTGACTATCACCGCGAGATGGAGAGCTATTTCGCCGCCAAGAGGTTGCTCTTCGCTCCCGAAGGCGGGGCGGCCAGGGCGGTGATCAACATCGACGACCCCTGGGGAGTGCGGCTGGCGAAAGAACGCCCGGACGCCGTCACCTGCGGTTTTGACGCCGCCGCCAGGGTGCGGATCGTCGACGCCGAGCTCGGCATGGAGGGGATCCGGGCGAAACTGGCGACGCCGGCCGGCGAGCTGAGCATTCGCTCGCCGCTGCTGGGCCGTTTCAATCTGGCCAATCTGGTCTGCGCCGCCGGCGTGGGGGTCGCCCTGGGCATGGATACAGAGCGGATCGAACGCGGGCTGGCGGCGCTGCAGCGGGTTCCGGGGCGGCTGGAATCGGTCGAAAACCGGCTCGGAGCGCGGATCCTGGTCGATTACGCCCACACCGGCGATGCCCTCGAGAAGGCCCTGGAGACCCTGCGCGACCTGCGGCCGCGGCGGCTGCTGACCGTCTTCGGCTGTGGCGGTGACCGGGATCGGGGCAAGCGGCCGCAGATGGGTGAGGTCGCCGCCCGGCTCTCCGACCTGGTGATCGTCACCTCCGACAATCCGCGCAGCGAGGATCCGCAGCGGATCATCGCCGACATCCTGCCGGGTCTCGAGCGGACGGAGGCGAAGCGGCTGGCGACGGCAGAACTGCCGGAGGCCGGCACCACCGGCTACCTGGTGATTGCCGACCGGCGGCGGGCGATCGAGACGGCGGTGGCGCTGACCGGCCGTGGCGACATTCTGCTGGTGGCCGGCAAGGGACATGAGGATTACCAGATCATCGGTGCCCGGAAGATCCACTTCGACGACCGCGAGGAGATCCGGCGGGCGCTGGATGGAAGGACAACCAAGGAATGAAACTTTCGGTACGCAAAATAGCGGAAATCACGGGCGGCCGTCTGTCGCCGGCCGGTGCCGAGGTGGTGGTGAGCGGCATCTCCACCGACAGTCGCACCATCCGGCCGGGTGAGCTGTTCGTTCCTTTGCGCGGACCGAAGTACGACGGCCACGATTTTCTGCTGCGTGCCCTGCAGAACGGGGCCGCCGCCTGCCTGAGCGAGGAAGTGATCGCCGGGCTGAAGGTGCCGGTGATCCAGGTGGAGGACAGTCTGCGGGCTCTCGGCGATCTCGCCGCCGCCCACCGTCGCGGCTACCGGGGGCCGCTGGTGGCGGTGACCGGCAGCAGTGGCAAGACGACCACCAAGGAGATGCTCGCCGCCATTCTGGAGCGGACGGCGCCGGGGCTGAAGTCAGCGGGCAATTTCAACAACCTGGTCGGTGTTCCGCTCACCCTGTTCGGTCTGCGGCCGGAAAGTCATCGCTGGACGGTGATCGAGATGGGCATGAGCGCTCGGGGCGAAATCGCCCGCCTGGCGGAGATCGCCGCGCCCACCCTGGGGCTGATCACCAATATCGGTCCGGCCCATCTCGAAACCCTGCATGGCCTCGACGGCGTGGCACGCGCCAAGGGCGAGCTGTTCGCCGCCCTGAAGCCCGGCGCTGTCGCCGTGGTCAATGCCGACGATCCCCGGGTGCTCGCCCTGCCGGTGGCCAACGGTGTGCGGCGGATTCTCTACGGCCTGTCCGGCGACGCCGAGGTCAGGGCCGAGGATGTCGAGGCCCGCGGCCGCCAGGTCCGGTTCCGTCTCCACATCGGCGGGCAATCGGCCGAAGTGGTGCTGCCGGTGGCCGGCCGGTTCAATGTCAGCAACGCCCTGGCCGCGGTGGCCGCAGCCAGGGCGCTCGATGTTCCCCTCGACGTCATCGTCGCCGGCCTGTGTGGCTTCAGTCCCCTGCAGGGACGCATGCAGCTGCATACCCTGGCTTCCGGCGCCCTGCTGCTGAAGGACGACTACAACGCCAATCCGCTGTCGATGGGAGCGGCCCTCGAGGCGCTCGACCAGCTCGAGGGCGGCGGCCGTCGCATCGCCGTTCTCGGCGACATGCTTGAGCTCGGCGACGAGAGCCGCCGGCTGCACCGCGAGGTCGGTGCCCGGGCGGCCCGCCATTGCGACCTGCTGCTGCTGCTCGGCGACATGGCCGAGGCGATGGCCGACGGCGCCCGTGCCGCCGGCCTGTCAGCCCGCCGCATCCGGATCGCCGCCGACCATGACGAGGCCGCCGGCTGCCTGGCGCGGGTGCTGCGCAAGGGCGACCGGGTTCTGGTCAAGGGATCGCGCGGCATGCGCATGGAACGCATCGCCGACCGGCTGTTGTCCACCGACGACGGCAAGGCCGGGAAAGGGGGCGCCTGATGCTCTACCATCTGCTCTATCCCCTGCACGAACATTTCTCGGCCTTCTACGTCTTCAGGTTCATCACCTTCCGCACCATCTACGCCGCCATCACGGCGCTGGTGCTCTCCTTCATCATCGGCCCCTGGCTGATCCGCAAGCTGTCGGAGCTGCAGATCGGCCAGCAGATCCGCAAGCTTGGTCCGGAGTCGCACTTCAAGAAGGAAGGGACCCCGACCATGGGTGGCACCCTGATCCTGTTCGCCATCGTGCTGCCGACCCTGCTCTGGGCCGACCTGACCAACATCTTCGTCTGGATCGTTCTCTTCGTCACCGTCAGTTACGGCATCGTCGGATTCGTCGATGACTACCGCAAGGTGAGGCTGAAAAACACCGAGGGCCTGCGCCCGCGGCAGAAGATGTTCTGGCAGCTGCTGGTGGCGCTGCTCGCCGGTGTCGCCCTCTACCTGCATCCGGACTTCGACAGCACCCTGAGTGTCCCCTTCTTCAAGGGCGTGCGGCCGGATCTCGGCCTGTTCTACATCCCCTTCGCCGTTCTGGTGGTGGTCGGAACCAGCAACGCCGTCAACCTGACCGACGGTCTCGACGGCCTGGCCATCGGGCCGATGATCATCGCCTCGAGCACCTACCTGGTCTTCGCCTACGTCGCCGGCCATGCCAGGGTAGCTGCCTATCTGCAGATCAGCGCCATCTCCGGTGCCGGCGAGCTGTCGATCCTCTGTGGTTCGATGGTCGGCGCCGGCCTCGGGTTCCTCTGGTTCAACACCTACCCGGCCCAGGTCTTCATGGGCGATGTCGGCAGTCTGTCGCTGGGCGGCGCCCTGGGGACCATCGCCGTCATCACCAAGCAGGAGATTGTGCTGGTGATCGTCGGCGGCATCTTCGTCATGGAGGCGCTGTCGGTCATCTTCCAGGTGGCGTCCTTCCGGCTCTGGGGGCGGCGGATCTTCCGCATGGCGCCGGTGCACCATCATTTCGAGCTGAAAGGCTGGCCTGAGCCGAAGATCATCGTTCGGTTCTGGATCGTCAGCATCATCCTGGCCCTGGTGGCTCTTTCGACCCTGAAGCTGAGGTGAGATGCAGGATTATGCGGAAAAACGGATAGTCGTCATCGGGGCGGGCCGCAGCGGCCAGGCCCTGGTCCGCTTTTTCTGCGAGCGGGGAGCGCAGGTGGTGCTGACCGACCGCCGGCGGCGTGACGACCTGGCGCATCTGGCCGAGCGCTGGCCGCAGCGCCTGACCCTCGATCTCGGCGGGCATGACCGGCGACATCTGGTCGGGGCCGACCTGGTGGTGCTCAGTCCGGGGGTACCGTCCGATCTGCCGCTGCTGCAGCAGGTGCGGCAGGCCGGGATTCCGGTGCTCGGCGAGGTGGAGATCGCCAGCCGGCATCTGCAGGCCCCGCTGGTCGCCATCACCGGCACCAACGGCAAATCGACAACCACCGCCCTGTGCGGCGAGATGTTCCGCTCGGGTGGCTGCAAGACCTTTATCGGCGGCAATCTCGGCACCCCCCTCATCGAGGCGGCGGCGACCGGAGGCTGGCAGTGGCTGGTGGTTGAACTGTCCTCCTTCCAGCTCGAAACCATTGAGCGGTTCCGGCCGAAGTACGCCATGCTGCTCAACATCAGCAGCGACCATCTCGACCGCTATGACGACATGGCGGCCTATGTCAGCGCCAAGAAGCGGATTTTCGAGAACCAGGGGGGCGATGACGTCGCCGTTCTCAATGCCGGCGACCGGCAGGTGATGACTCTGGCCGGGGGACTGGCCGCCCGTCCGGTCCTCTTTTCGGCGGAGAAGGATCTGCCCGAGGGGATGTCGCTGGACGCCGCCGGCAACATCCTCTGGCGCTGGCAGGGGCGTGAGCTGCGTTTCGACACCCGGCAGCTGCTGCTGCGCGGCCGGCACAATGTGGAGAACGTCATGGCGGCGATGATACCGCCGCTGCTCGAAGGGATTGATCCCAAGCTCGTCTGGCGAACGGCCTGCCGGTTTCCCGGCCTGCCGCATCGCATGCAGCTGGTGCGTCGCCTGCGCGGCGTCGACTGGATCGACGATTCGAAGGGGACCAATGTCGGCAGCGTCATGCGCAGCCTGGCCGGTCTGCGGCCGCCGGTAACCCTGATCGCCGGCGGCAAGGACAAGGGAGGCGACTTTGCCACTCTCGCCCCGCTGGTGCGCGACCGGGTCGGCCATCTGCTGCTGATCGGCGAAGCCGCCGACCGGATCGAACGGGAGCTGGCCGGAACGGCGCGCATCGTGCGCTGCGCCGACATGGCCGAAGCGGTGAAACGGGCAGCGGAGCTGACCCCGGCCGGCGGCACCGTGCTGCTGTCGCCGGGTTGTTCGAGTTTCGACATGTTCAGCAGTTTCGAGGAGCGCGGCCGCGTCTTCGCCCGGCAGGTGAACGCGCTACCGGAGGAGGGGGCCTGATGGAGATCCGGCGCGGACATGACCAGACCCTGCTGATGCTGGCGACGGTGCTGACCTGTTTCGGGATCGTCATGGTCTATTCGTCCTCGTCGATCATGGCGGCGGAAAAGTACGCCGACGGCTTTCTCTTTCTCAAGCGCCAGGGGATCTTCGCCTGTATCGGCCTGCTGCTGATGGCCGGTTTGATGCACGTCGACTATCATCGGCTGCGTCGGCTGGCGGTCCCCCTGCTGCTGCTCTGCACCCTGCTGCTGGTGGTGGTGTTCATCCCCGGGGTCGGGGTTCGCGCCGGCGGCGCCAGCCGCTGGATCCGGCTGCCCTTCTTCTCCCTGCAGCCGTCGGAGCTGGCCAAGCTGGGGCTGGTCGTCTTCATGGCCCATTCCCTGGCGCGCAAGGGGGAAAAGATCAAGACGCTGAAGGTCGGTTTTCTGCCCTACATGGTGCTGCTGGCCGTCCTGCTCGTCCTGGTGCTGGCCCAGCCCGACCTGGGTGGCGCGGCGACCATGGGAGTGGTGGCCCTCTGCCTGCTGCTGGTGGCCGGTTCGCGCTGGCGCCACCTGTTCGGGGTGGTGGTGCTGGCGTTGCCGTTTCTCTACTTTCTCGTGATGAACGTCGATTACCGCCGCCGCCGGATCATGGCCTTTCTCAATCCCTGGGACGATCCGACAGATACCGGGTTCCAGATCATCCAGAGCTGGATCGCCTTCGGTACCGGCGGCTGGTTCGGCAACGGCCTCGGCGAGGGGAAGCAGAAGCTCTTCTTCCTGCCGGAGGCCCACACCGATTTCATCTTCGCCGTGGTCGGCGAGGAGCTCGGATTCGTCGGGGTGGTGGTGACCGCCGCCCTCTTTCTGGTGCTGGTGCTGCGCGGCATCCGCACGGCGGTGCACGCCCCCGACGAATTCGGCCGCTATCTGGCCTTCGGGCTGACGGTGCTGATCGGCATCGAGGCTTTTACCAATTTCGCGGTGGTTCTCGGACTGTTGCCGACCAAGGGTCTGGCGCTGCCGTTCCTCTCCTACGGTGGCACCAACCTGGTCTGCACCCTGATGGAAGTTGGCATTCTGCTCAACATCTCGGCCAAGCTGCCGGGGGAGGTGCGATGAGAGTGCTGCTGGCAGGAGGAGGCACCGGCGGCCATCTCTTTCCGGCCGTGGCCCTGGCGCAGCAGTTGCTGGCCGACGAGCCCGGCTCCGAAGTGCTGTTCGTCGGCACCGAGCGCGGCATCGAGGCCCGGGTGTTGCCCGAGCTGGGGCTGCCCCTGGCGACCATTGACATCGTCGGCTTCGTCGGCAAGAAGCCGGTCGAGAAACTGGCCGTGGCGCCGAAACTTCTGCGCAGTTTCCGGCAGTCGGGGGCGATTCTCGACCGCTTTCGGCCGCAGGTGGTGGTCGGCGTCGGCGGCTACGCCAGCGGACCGGTGCTGCTGGCCGCCCGGTGGCGGCGACTGCCGCTGGTGATCCACGAACAGAATGCCCGCCCCGGACTGACCAACCGGCTGCTCGGCCATCTGGCCGACCGGATCTGTATCAGCTATCCGGAGAGCGCCGGGCATTTCGGGGGGCGGACGGTTCTGACCGGCAACCCGGTGCGGCGGGAGATGACCGAACACCGGCCGTTGCCCGACGGCGAGCCGGAACTGCTGGTCTTCGGTGGCAGTCGCGGTGCCCGCGCCATCAACCAGGCGGTACTGGCCTGTCTGCCGCACCTGGAACTCTGGCGTGGGCGGCTGCGCATCGTGCACCAGACCGGCGAGGAGGACCTGGAACAGGTGAAAGAGGGATACCGGAAGCAGGGCTGGACGCATGCCGAGGTTGTGCCCTTTATCCGCGACATGGCTTCGGCCTATGCCCGGGCGCACCTGGTCCTGTGCCGGGCCGGGGCGACAACCATCGCCGAGCTGACCGCCTGCGGCCGGCCGTCGATCCTGGTCCCCTATCCCTATGCCGCCGGCGACCACCAGACCGCCAATGCCCGCAGCCTGGCGGAACGGGGAGCGGCCCTGATGCTGCCGCAGACGGAACTCGAGGGAAAGCGGCTGGCGACCCTGATCAGCGACATGCTTTCCGATCGGCAGCGGCTGCTCGACATGGCGGGAGCGGCCCATGCCCTGGGACAGCCGCGGGCGGCCGAGCTGATTCTCGACCAGTGCCGGGCCGTGGCCCGGAAAGGATAGAAACCGTGTACGGAAAGATTCGCAGAATCCATTTTGTCGGCATCGGCGGCATCGGCATGAGCGGCATCGCCGAGGTGCTGCTCAATCTCGGCTACGAGGTCTCCGGGTCTGACCTGCGTCAGAGCGAGACGACCAGGCGGCTGGCGAAGCTCGGCGGGCGCATCGCCTTCGGCCACGCGCCGGACAACCTGGGCGACGCCGACGTGGTTGTGACCTCGACGGCGGTGCGGGCCGACAACGTTGAGGTGGCCGAGGCCCAGCGCCGGCACATTCCGGTCATTCCGCGGGCGGAGATGCTGGCCGAGCTGATGCGCATGAAGTACGGAGTGGCGGTGGCCGGCACCCACGGCAAGACCACGACCACCAGCATGGTGGCGACGATCCTGACGCGGGGCGGGCTCGATCCGACGGCTGTCATTGGCGGCCGGCTCGATGCCTTCGGCTCCAACGCCAAGCTGGGACAGGGCAAGTTCCTGGTCGCCGAGGCGGACGAGTCGGACGGCTCTTTTCTCCACCTGAGTCCGACCATCGCCGTGGTGACCAACATCGACGCCGATCACCTCGATTTCTACGCCGACCTGGAGCAGATCAAGACCACCTTTGTCGATTTCATCAACAAGGTTCCCTTTTACGGGCTGGCGGTGCTCTGCCTGGACGATCCGAACATCCAGGAGATCATGCCCCGGGTGAAGAAGCGCTATCTCACCTACGGGCTGGCGTCGCAGGCCGATCTCTACGCCACCGACATCCGCTACCAGGCCAGCGCCACCCGATTCGCCGTCCATGACCGCAACGGGCGTCTGGGCGAGATCACCCTCGGCATGCCGGGCCGGCACAATGTGCTCAATGCCCTGGCGGCGATCGGGGTCGGCCTCGAGCTGGGGCTCGATTTCGACCGGATTGCCCGCGGCTTTGACGGCTTTGGCGGTGTTCAGCGCCGGTTCCAGATCCTCTCCACCGCCGGCGACATCATGGTGGTGGACGATTACGGGCATCACCCGGCCGAAATCCGCGCCACCCTGGCAGCGGCGCGCAAGGGCTGGCCGGAGCGGCGCATCGTCGCCGTCTTCCAGCCGCACCGTTTCAGTCGCACCAGGGCCCTGTTCGAGGAATTCGCCACCGCCTTCTACGACGCCGACCGGCTGCTGGTCACCGACATCTACCCGGCCGGCGAGGAGCCGATCGAGGGGGTGACGGCGCAGCGGCTGGCCGAGCGTGTGCGCAACCACGGGCATCGGGACGTGAGCTGGGTGCCCGGCCTGACCGAGGCGACGGCCGAACTCGAGGCCTCGCTCGAAGCGGGCGACCTGGTGGTAACCCTGGGAGCCGGCAACATCGGCCAGGTGGCGATTGAGCTGGCAAAGCGCCTGTCGGCATGAACGAGAGTTTGCGGCAGCTCTTTGACAATCTCGGTGAACTGGGCGGCGAGCTGCGCCGCGACGAGCCCCTCGCGGCACACTGCAGCTGGCGGGTCGGCGGACCGGCCGATCTCTTCTACCAGCCGCAGCGGCTCGAACAGCTTGAACGGGCGGTGTGCCTGGCGGAAGCCGCCGGTGTTCCCTGGCTTGTGCTGGGAAACGGCAGCAACCTGCTGGTGCGTGACGGCGGCGTGCGGGGCCTGGTGATCGAGACCGGCGCCCTGAACCGCTGGCGGCTGCGGGATGACGGCGGGCTGGAGGCCGAATGCGGCGTTGCGCTGCCGGAACTGGCCCGCGCCACCGCTGCGGCCGGCCGGGCCGGCCTGGAGCGGCTGGCCGGCATTCCCGGAACCCTCGGCGCGGCGGTGGCGATCAATGCCGGCGCCCACGGACAGAGCGTCGGCGATGCCGTGCGGCAGGTTGTCGTGCTGCACGAAGGACGGCGGCAGCGGCGGACGAAGGCGGAACTCGGTTTCGGCTACCGGCAAAGCGCCATCGGCGACAGGGAGGTGGTGCTGGAAATCCTGCTGCAGCTGGACAGGAAAGAGCCGGCGGCGCTGCTCGAGGCCATGCGCGCGGCGCTTGACGCCCGGCGGCAGGCGCAGGCGGTCGAGGGGCCCAACGCGGGCTCGGTGTTCAGGAATCCGCCGGATGTGGCGGCCTGGAAGCTGATCGACGACGCCGGCCTGCGGGGGCTGCGCCTCGGCGGGGCGATGGTGTCGGAGCGGCATGCCAACTTCATCGTCAATTGCGGTGACGCCCGGGCGGCCGAGATTGAGGAGCTGATCGAGCGGGTTCGGCAGCGGGTGAAGGCGCACAGCGGTGTTGCGCTGGAAACCGAGATCCGGATCGTCGGTGAAAGGTGAGAGCAATGGCCCTGGACAGGGAAAGCTTGCGACAGAAGACCATCGGCGTGCTGTGTGGCGGTCTTTCCGCCGAGCGCGAGGTGTCGCTGCGCACCGGCGGCGAGGTGCACCGGGCGCTGCAGGAAGCGGGATACCGGTCGGTGCTGATCGACGCCGGTCGCGACCTGGCCGAGCAGTTGCGGGCCGAAGGGGTCGAGATCGCCTTCGTCGCCCTGCATGGCCGCTTCGGCGAGGACGGACGGGTGCAGGGGCTGCTCGAGATGCTCGGCATCCCCTACACCGGCAGCGGCGTGCTGGCGTCGGCGCTGGCCATCGACAAGGTGGCGACCAAGAAGATTCTGCTCTACCACGAGCTGCCGACTCCCGGATTCGTGGTCTTCCGCCGCGGTGACGACCGCGAGGCGCTGCTGGAGCGCTGCCGGCACTTTCCGCTGGTGGTCAAACCGGCGCGCGAGGGTTCGACCATCGGCATCAGCATCGTGCACGACCGCGACGAGCTCGCTGCCGGACTGGACACCGCCCTCGAGCTTGACGACCAGGTTCTGGTTGAGGATTACATCGCCGGCATGGAAGTGACGGTGAGCGTGCTCGACGACGAGGCGCTGCCGATCATCCAGATCGTACCCAAGGGCGGCTTTTACGACTACAAGGCGAAATACACCGCCGGCCAGACCCGCTACATCCTGCCGGCGCTGCTGCCGCCGCTGGTCTACCGTCGCCTGCAGCAGGTTTCCGTCGAGGCCTGCCGGATTCTCGGCTGCCGCGGCGCGGCGCGGGTCGATTTCATGGTGCAGGAGCGCGAATTCTACATCCTCGAGATCAACACCGTTCCGGGAATGACGCCGACAAGCCTGCTGCCGAAGGCGGCGCTCAGGGCCGGGATGAGCTTCACCGAGCTGGTAGTTCGCATGCTGCTCGATGCGGATCTGGACAAGTAGGGGGCGATGAACGACGACCATGCGCGACCTGAAGGACGGAAAGAAGCGGTCCAGAACCCGCGCCAACCGGCGGGTCAGGAAGAAGGAGCCGCGCAACTGGGGACAGCTGCTGCGACGGCTGACCCGGACCGTCCTGCTGCTGGCCTTTGCCGGTCTGGTCGTCGTCGCCGGGTTTCTCGCCGGTCGCCTGCTGCTCGACTGGGGCTATTTCAAGGTCGACACCATCCGGGTCGTCGCCAACGAGCGGGTGTCGAGAGACGAGATCGTGGCGCTGTCCGACATCCGGCCGGGCGACGGGATCTTCGACCTCAACCTGGAGCGTATCGGCCGCAAGATCGAGGAGAATCCCTGGATCGCCGCCGCCCGGGTCCGGCGGATCTTTCCCGGCGAGGTGGTGATCGAGGTGAAGGAGAGGGTGCCGGGAGCCATCCTCAGCCTCGGGTATCTCTACTATGTCGACTGGGAGGGCGAGATCTTCAAGCTGCTGTCGCCGGAAGACCGGCTCGACTATCCGGTGATCACCGGCATCACCCAGGAGGACCTGACCCGGCAGCCCGACCGGGTCAGGCGGCGGCTACGCCAGGCGATGCTGCTGCTGCGGCAGCTCAAGGGACGCCGTTCGCTGACGCTGGAAGATATTTCGGAGGTCCATGTCGGCCGGGACGGCGGCTTCGAGCTGACCACCTATGTCGGCGGGGTGCCGATCCGCCTCGGTTACGGTCATTTCGCCGCCAAGCTGGACCGGCTGGAGAAGGTCTACAAGGAACTGAGGCCACAGCTTATGGCCCTGAAATATATCGATCTCAACGTATCTGACCGGGTGATCGTGAGCGTGGCGACGCCGCAAACGGTTGGGAAGGGTTAGCAAGGGGGTAGCCATCATGAGCAACAAGAGAGAGAACCTGATCGTCGGTCTCGACATCGGTACGACCAAAATCTGCGCCATCGTCGCCAGCGCCACCGACGAGGGGCTCGATATCGTCGGCATCGGTCTGGCGCCGTCGAAGGGCCTGCGCAAGGGGGTGGTGATCAATATCGAGAGCACGGTCGAGGCGGTGAAGAAGGCCCTGCAGGAGGCCGAGCTGATGGCCGGCTGCGAGATCAAGTCGGTTTTCGCCGGCATCGCCGGCGGGCACATCAAGGGCTTCAATTCGCAGGGGGTCATCGCCATCAAGAACCGTGAGGTGACCGGCGAGGACATCCGCCGGGTGATCGACGCCGCCAAGGCGATCGCCATCCCCATGGACCGCGAGGTGATCCACATCCTGCCCCAGGAGTACATCATCGACGACCAGGACGGCATCAAGGAGCCGCTGGGCATGAGCGGTGTCCGGCTGGAGGCGAAGGTGCACATCGTTACCGGCGCCGTCGCCAGCGCCCAGAACATCATCAAGAGCTGCCAGCGGGCCGGGGTCGACGTGGCCGACATCGTGCTCGAGCAGCTGGCCTCGAGCGAGGCGGTGCTGACTCCGGACGAGAAGGAACTGGGAGTGGCGATGATCGACATTGGCGGCGGCACCACCGACATCGCCATCTTTGCTGACGGCGCCATCAAGCACACGGCGGTGCTGTCGCTGGGCGGCAATCACCTGACCAACGACATCGCCGTCGGCCTGCGCACGCCGATGCACGAGGCCGAGGTGCTCAAGCAGAAGTACGGCTGCTGCCTGACCGCCATGGTCGGCAAGGACGAAACCATCGAGGTGCCCTCGGTGGGTGGACGGGAGCCGCGGGTGTTGTCGCGGATGCTGCTGGCGGAGATTCTCGAGCCGCGGGTGGAGGAGATCTTCACCCTGGTCAACCGGGAGATCGTGCGCAGCGGGTTCGAGGACCTGATCGCCTCCGGGGTGGTGCTGACCGGCGGAAGCTCCATCCTGCCCGGCATGCCCGAGCTGGCCGAACAGGTCTTCAACCTGCCGGTAAGGCGCGGAGTGCCCAAGGACATCGGCGGCCTGACCGACGTGGTCAACTCGCCCATCTACGCTACCGGGGTCGGCCTGGTCAAGTACGGCAGCCGCAACCTGCAGGCGAAGAAGTTCAGCATCGGCGAGGACAACCTGTTCGACCGGGTCATCCGGCGGATGAAGGAGTGGTTTGGAGAATTTTTCTAGTTGAAGCGGAGAATGAAGCCAACCGGTGAAGGAAGGGAGAACCTTCACCACAGACAGGAATGGAGGGAGTCATGTTTGAATTTGATGAAACCATGGACCAGAGTGCAAAGATCAAGGTGGTTGGAGTCGGTGGCGGCGGCGGCAACGCCGTCAATACCATGATCGCTTCGGGCGTCAGCGGCGTTGATTTCATCGTCGCCAACACCGACGCCCAGGCGCTGCGCGCCAACAAGTCGCCGATGAAGCTGCAACTCGGCAGCAAGCTGACCAAGGGGCTGGGGGCCGGAGCCAATCCGGAAATCGGTC from Geothermobacter ehrlichii includes the following:
- a CDS encoding cell division protein FtsQ/DivIB, yielding MRDLKDGKKRSRTRANRRVRKKEPRNWGQLLRRLTRTVLLLAFAGLVVVAGFLAGRLLLDWGYFKVDTIRVVANERVSRDEIVALSDIRPGDGIFDLNLERIGRKIEENPWIAAARVRRIFPGEVVIEVKERVPGAILSLGYLYYVDWEGEIFKLLSPEDRLDYPVITGITQEDLTRQPDRVRRRLRQAMLLLRQLKGRRSLTLEDISEVHVGRDGGFELTTYVGGVPIRLGYGHFAAKLDRLEKVYKELRPQLMALKYIDLNVSDRVIVSVATPQTVGKG
- the ftsA gene encoding cell division protein FtsA, encoding MSNKRENLIVGLDIGTTKICAIVASATDEGLDIVGIGLAPSKGLRKGVVINIESTVEAVKKALQEAELMAGCEIKSVFAGIAGGHIKGFNSQGVIAIKNREVTGEDIRRVIDAAKAIAIPMDREVIHILPQEYIIDDQDGIKEPLGMSGVRLEAKVHIVTGAVASAQNIIKSCQRAGVDVADIVLEQLASSEAVLTPDEKELGVAMIDIGGGTTDIAIFADGAIKHTAVLSLGGNHLTNDIAVGLRTPMHEAEVLKQKYGCCLTAMVGKDETIEVPSVGGREPRVLSRMLLAEILEPRVEEIFTLVNREIVRSGFEDLIASGVVLTGGSSILPGMPELAEQVFNLPVRRGVPKDIGGLTDVVNSPIYATGVGLVKYGSRNLQAKKFSIGEDNLFDRVIRRMKEWFGEFF